AGAGACGTGTTGGCGTGTGTGCTGCGTGAAGGTGCTGGGAATTTTGATATGTGGGATGCTAGAGCACACGCTCAGTGTGCCGGTCAGTTGGGTACATGACCTGAGTGGTGAGTAGTTGAACTTCCTGGTCTCTAGTGGGACTTGAGTTCATGATGTGGGGGTGTTGGGTGTGTAGGGTGTACACATGGGATCCCTGGGTACCAAACCTATATGTAAAGTTGTTGGAAAATGGCCTGTGGGGGTTATTATCAGAGTGGATGGTCTCTGTGGGTGTCAGGGTGTTTTGGAGTGGTGACACGGGGTGCGAGAAGGAGGACGTGGGGGCTGTTTGTGAGGATGGTCTGTTGGGGTGGCTGCAGGCCTGCTGATCACCCTCTGCCGTGGGCCGCTGTAAGGTACTGACACCCTGGTTGGTCTTGATGTGCTGAAGGCTGGCTGCTGGGGAACTGTCCCGGGGAGTGTGCTGGGGACTATGAGGAGTGCTGTGGTGAATTGGAGAGTTCACTGTCAAGAACAGTCAGCTCAGAGCCCTGGGAAAGTGTTCTGTTGGGGATGGGCCGGCTGTGATGTGAGTAGAGGGGCCCTTGGCAAGGAGCCTCCCTGATCCTTCAGGAGTGTATAGGGATCAGGAGACAGAGCATCCTGGGGAAGAGGCACTCAGCTCAGGGGAGGGGCCCTGCATGTGACTCTGTCCATGCTGgcctggggagaaggaggagtcTTTGCTGTCCTTGAGGTGGAGGTGTAGCTAAAGTGGGCACTGGCTGGGGACAAgcccagccctgggggtgggagatggggcaGAGCCGCAGTGGCTGTCTAGGCAGCTGACGGATGCCTGCACCACCTGATTGCCCTCAGTGTCCCctctgtgtgtgcctctgtggggagggggtgggcgggCTCAGCCTAGTGCCTGCTGCCCTCGCCGTCGACTCCTGGGCACACAAAGAGCTTCTGCGCTGGCTGTGGGATTTGTTCCTGGGACTGCCTGGTAGGGACCCGTACCACCCTGAGAGGGCACGCAGAGCCCGCAGAGACACAATGCCCCTCGTGGCCCCTCGCGAAGGCCCAGCTCCCGGCCCGGGGCGTGCCGGCGCCCGAGGGTCTGCATGGACGTCTGTGGGCTGTGTCCACCGGGGGCCCGGCCCGGTGCCCGCGCCCTTACCgtcctcggtgggcacgtagagGTTGAGGTACAGGCAGTCCTCGCTCTGGTTCTGCACGTAGGTGGCGGCCGCCTCCAGGTTGTCGGTGAACCACACGGGCAGCATGATGGCGGGCAGCGCCCCGTGCAGGTTCTGCGGGCAGGCGGGCGGCAGGGTGGTGGCGTTGCGCACGCCGGGCCACGAGGCGGGGGCCTCGGGCGGCTGGAAGCGGCGGGCGCCCAGGGGGGGCGTGGCGTAGGGCACGCCCAGGAACTGCACGACCGGGCCCAGGATCTCGTTGTTGAGCTCGCGCCGCACGCCGCGCACTCGCCCGTAGGCCGTGTTCACCACTGGGAAGCGCTCCTCCCCGAGGCTGCCGAGACCCAGGCCCGGGCCGCCCGGGGCGCCGCCGCcgggaccccctcccccccgtTGAGCCCCCGCCAGCCCCACCAGACACAGCGCCAGGAGCCACATGCTGATCGGGGgaccccccctccctccccgggaCCCCCCCCCctcggagagagagagaagggggggagagggagggaggcccccctcgccccaggagggaggagggggcgggggaaaggagggaggaggggggtggggagggacctgGGTTAGACTGGACAGAGAAAGGGTCTGTTCCTCTCCatggagggggcgaggggtggggaaggggaaggaagtgggAGAAGGTGAAGGCAGGCCCGACCTGCGGGGAGGAGGgacagacagacggacagacAGAAAAATACGAGGAGAGGTgcaagaagggaagggaaattgGACGGGGCAGACAGACAGGAATGGGGAAACAGAAGAGACAGGTGGTTAGTGACTCGGAATTCAGACCAAGTTGCCCCCCTTCTTCCATCCTCAGGCCCCTtggcacctccccccaccccagccaccaccccctcctctcaGCAGGGACCCAGATAGAAAAGTCTGAGGCTGGGGTGAGGTCAAGAAGTGTTAAATGTCTAGGACagccagaggggaaggaggggaaggtcCCCAGACCCAGCACTTCCCCTTCCAGCTGTTCATCCCTCccaggcaggctctcctcagggaCTCAGGAGTCCCAGTTCCCACCTCCCTGGGAGGGATGAGATagacaaggaagagaaaataaaaataccaagtcATTAATTAGCAGGAAGTGGTGGGTTTGTTTATAGGTGTTAATTACTCCGGAGCTGTAATTTCATGGCACTgaacccccaccccaggccagacTTGGGCCTTCTTTGGGACTGCACAAGCCCAGTACCTTCCCCTCCCTTCAACATCCCATTCTCAACGGATTTGTGTAGTGGGGGAGACCCCTGTACCCCAGGCCCTCTCCATTTCTCCCCTTGGAAGTTTAGGTGTTTTGAGGCAGGGGCTAGACAGCAAGGGGATGCTGGAGGGGCAAATCCGGGGACAGATGCGTGATCTTGCAGCCGGTTGCTGGGCGACGGGATGCTGCCCCGCAATGTTACCTCGGCAACGGGCTGCAGCTTTAACCCTGGAGGGGGGGtctggaggaagaggggaaggggctgggttGATTATGGGGTCCATTCAGGGCATGAAGAGGAGAGCAGAGGCGTGAGTCAGAATGCTAGAGTTTCCCCCAGCCTTAGCAGAGGAAGAAGTATATATGTTGAGGGGAGCTGGAGACTGGGGGCGTAGAGAACCCTAAAAAATCTGCCTCTTTCCCCTTGTTGGCCAATCAAAACCTAGCCCTAGTGACCAGGCCTCTGGCTGGGGAGAAGGGATGCTGAGGTGGGTTTAGGGAGAATCAGATGCACCCACCAATGGCTCCCTCCCACAGTCTTGAACAGCCTTGAACCCAAGACACCTCCTCTTCCATGCATGGCATTTTGACCCATGCCCTGGGGGCAAGCCTTGGCTTCTTCTCATCCCATTCCAACTATATACCTCCCTTCCCCTTGCCAGCCCCCCACAGTTGCTGCCTTGATGCCTGGGTGCTCAGGGCAGCAGGGGCAGGACAAGGGAACAGATTGGACTGAAGGGGCAGACACCTAGGTCATCTCAGCAAgccccccccccgtcccccccccaGCCGCCAGAGCTGTTTGCTGACGCGGGGTTTTCGGAGCCAGGCGCCAGCCCGCGGGTGGCTCTCTGCAGGTGTCAATTTATTCCAGAGATGAGGACACAGGAATCCTTACCACACACACCCAGTCATGCCCTCCCTTTGATTCAGGTCCTCTTAAGCTCCTGTTCCCCCATCACCTGGAGGGGGCTTGGGGCTGGCTCCCTCAGGTCTCCTCTGCCTAGGCCAGGCTGGACTCAGCTTCCATGGccttgctgccccctccccctcccactaaCAAGGTCTGCCTCTGTCACCCCCCTCCCCTTAAGGTACTTTGGGcccctggcctcctccctgctagcttctctcccttcttccctcccattGGAGCCCTccccccccatctctctcctctccataGCGCTCCCTCAGAGCATCTTTCCAAGGCCTCTTCCAGCTTGCTCCAGCTCTTGCCTTGTCTCTCGCCCCTCAGtcttttttcatctctctcttctACACCTCCCTCTTTGGTGtttctcatctttctctctccaaaTCCCTTCCCCAGATTTCTCCCTCAAGCcccttctatttctctctctttccctatctctgtctcccccattttctctcccctgctctccccaTCTCTGTCTGCCACATCTTGCCCCCCCCCCATCCTTCTGCCTTGCTCGCTCCATTCCTGCCCAGGCCTGACTCCCCCAGCCAGGGAGAGTTGAGGGACGGGGGCTCAGGCCGCAGGCCCCCCCTTCTTCCTGCAGTGGGGAAAATGGCTTGGccgggaaggggagaaggagggggagggggagatgggaaCACACGGGGTCTGTGGGCCCATTCAAAGGATCATTCATGGgctggagagaggcagagacaaagAGACCGAGACGCAGAGACACGGCGAGAGCATCCCTAGGCGGAGACACGCAGACAGAGCAGGCTGGGGGAAACCAGGcgcagggagagagatggggagagggagaccCCAATGGACCGCCACGCAGCCCCCTCCACCCGGCCCGGTTTAGCTCCTACCTGGCTCAGCCCTGGGGCCGTGGTGCCTCCATCCAGGGCTCCGAGTAGGGGGCGGACAGGCTTCGGTAGGGGGGCGGCGGCCTCTGAGCCCCCCGCGGCCCCGCAGGCCCAGCCCCCGCCCGCAGCGCCTCacccggcgggggagggggatCGCCCCAgccccggggggcggggccgggatcCAGTCGATCCCCGGGGAAAGGAGAGGTAGGGGAGGGGGTCAGGAGGAGCCCAAGAACAGGGAACCCCGCAGTGGGGACggcggagggaggaggaggcaacGGGACAGGACTGGATTAGGGATCCACTGGCTCCGTGGGCTGGCTTCGAGGGACCAGAAGGCGGTACAGGCGGAGGATCCTAAGGGATCGGGTGCGGGAGGAGGAGTCCACGGCAATCCCCAGGGGCCCGAAGCCCGGGAGCGCAGGATCCGCGGTGCAGGGGCAGGGATCCAGCCGGAATcctcagggagggggagggatctAGTCGATCCCGAGGGCGGGCGGGAGGGGGAGGTCCGGAGAGTCAGAGGAGGGCGGGAGCCGAGTCTGGAGCCCCAGGGCGGGGGTCGGCACGGATCCTAGGAGGGAAAGCAGGGGTAAGGGGGAGGCTTCGGGGAACGCTCAGCAGCCGGGAGGCCCGGACTCCTGGCCCCGCGCGCCAGGGCCCGCCCGCCCCGCGTCCATCCCAGCCCGAGAGTGATGATCCGCCGGCGGAGCAGCCGCAGCAGCCCCGCGCGTCACCGCGCggccgcctcccccgccccctgccgAAAGAGCGGCGCACACCCCTCGCTCGCAaccgcctgcccgcccgccctCCAGAGTGTGGGGGGGATTGGAGAAGGTGGAAGGGGGCGGGAGTGGACAGACCGACGGATGGACAAAGCAGGCTAGCAGGACAGGATGGAGACATCCCCCTCCGGTGATCTCCCACCCTCCGGGTTCTCGCAgttagttggggggggggggggggggtgaactCTAAGGGGCGGGGCATCATACAAAAAAGGCGGAGCCTTCGGTTCTGGAGGAGGGGTCATTTGGGTTGTGGGGCGGGGTTTAACGGTGATGGGTGGGGCTTCGCTATCCGTAGGGCCGCCTCTTTTGGTGAGTGGGTCTGCTTTAAAGCTGAAAAGGAGGAGCTTGTGGGGAAAGGGGCGGAACTTCGCAAGGCGACCGGGATCTTTGGAAATTGGCCGCGGGTTAGGGGGGAGGTGTTAGAAGAGGGTATCAACTTGGAAAGTGGGCCAATCCGTGACGCAAATCCTCTAgtcccgcccccccaaccccgcctccACTGCTCTGCTCCTCCGCTCCTAATTGGTTCTGGTTTCTCCGCCCGCCAGACGTCTTCGCCACTCAACAGAGGTTTTACAAAGGCCCAAGTACCCCAGTGAGGACCTGGGCGCTGAAATGAACACGGCCCGGATTGGGCACCTGCGGACCTTATTTGCATGGGAGGTCGGGATTGGCTGGCCTCTTGGGTGGCCAGGGCGGTGTTCGTCCGGCGCGTGACCATCCGCTGCCATGGCCGGTCCGGGGGCTGCTTTCCGCCGCCTGGGCGCCTTGTCCGGAGCTGGAGCCTTAGGCTTGGCCTCCTACGGGGCGCACGGTCAGGGGGCTGGGGATGGAGCTGGGATTGTGTTGGGGTGATATTTAGGGTCTGGTGCAGAGGCGGAGTCTATGCGAAGCGTCCAGCCCTCGGATCGAACAGACAGCCCGCGGAGCCCTAAACCTTTTAAAGTCCCTCAGCCTGGTCCAGTTGGTTCCAAGAACTGCCCGATGCGTGTTTCCACCAATCAGAAGCCTACTGGGAGCGCCCTTTCTCGCCCGCATCCACCTGGGTACCCCCAGGAGTGGGGGCGGTCGAAGTTGGCGCTGGGACTGGTAACCTTTGCTTCTCCTTTCCACAGGAGCCCAGTTTCCGGATGCCTACGCGAAGGAGGTGAAGTAACTGCGCTGGTTCCTCTCGGCTTCGGGGTCTATGAGGGCACAAAGTCTGGGGTCCCTGAGGGAAGCAGGGGACGGGCGGAGCGCGGGTCTCTGGAGGGGCAAGGCATGCAAATCTGAGGCCTGGGTGCCTGAGGGAGGGGCAAGCTGGGACTTGAGAGGTGGGGTCGGAGGACGAACTCTCGTCCGTTGTGTCCCGCCAGGATCCTGCGTTGCTTTGAAGTCCccccatttctctttttcttacagCTCTTTGAGAAGACCAACAAACATCACTTCTTACACAGCCTGGCCCTATTAGGGGTGCCCCTGTGCAGAAAGCCCCTCTGGgtaattccccccacccccaccccaaccctgacGAAGCCCCACCCACTCCCTCTAGCCTGCCCTCTTCTTACCGGCTTGCATTCTTCTGTCTTGTATCTCCTTCAGGCCGGGTTACTGCTAGCTTCTGGAACTACCTTATTCTGCACCACCTTTTACTACCAGGCTCTGAGTGGAGACCCCAGCTTCCAGCGTTTGGCCCCTGTGGGAGGGAGCCTGCTACTCTTGGGCTGGCTTGCCTTGGCTCTTTGAGATTCCTTGTGTCTAATTtctgggtacttttttttttagaattggagcagggaggggattaaaagagaaaggcaaataaagaACTCTGGAGTCTTTGTTCCTCTAACCTCTTAAAGGAGGAAGGGTAGAGATGACCAACCTTTGAACTCCTTCCCTTTCCTGAGACCGATTCAGCAGGACTTGGGTCTGGGTGGAAAGTCACTGTTCACTTCTAGTTAATTTGTTATGAGGTTCTTAAATTGGTGAGCATTCGAGTCATAAAGAATGCTTGAAATAATGCAGATTCTTACCAAAGCCCTCTTTAgggcctgggaatctgtattCTAATAAGCTCATCTTGTGCTTCTGATGCTCACTAGCATTAATACGAGATTTCTGGGGACtccccttgtggcacagtggttgcaaatctgcctgccagtgcaggggacataggttcaatccctggtccaggaagattccacatgcggtGGAACTAATCCTGTGcgacacagctactgagcctgcaccctagagcccacacgccacaactactgaagcccacgcactctagggcctgcaagccacaactattgagcctacgtgctgcaaatactgaagccatgcacctagagcccgtgctccgcaacaagagaagccactgcaataagcctgcgtgccgcaactagagaaagccagcgtgcagcaacgaagacccaatgcagccaaaaaacaaaaaacaaacaaacaaaaatgctagATTTCTGTAGGGTAGTGGGTTTTTTGAGCACCACTTACTCTAGAAGTCAGGGTTAAGAAAAGGCGGGGCAGGAGGAGTGTCATTAGTTACAAAATACTTTGTGGTTCAAAGCAGGGACAGAACATCACGTGTTGGGGGTCAGAAAATGCTTCACAGTGCTTGAGATGATTCTTAAAAGAGCTCTGTCGTGTGGCTGAAACAAAGAGTGAACAGAgacagaggtgggaggggaggggtatGGGGCCACCTGAGTTCTCACCGTGGGCTGTTTCTGAGTCAGGCAGAAGAGGAGTGAGAGTAGGCAGCAAGGTAGGCTGGAGTAGCACCCACAGCAGAGACCTGGATGGCATTCAGGGGACAATTTTTATTAAACCAGTGGTTGTCAAGTGTTGGTCATGTGTCAGACAGACACATGTTACAAGGATATTGAACTGTGAACAAGACACCCTCTTTCCCTCGTGGGGTTTTCCATCTAGTACTGGAAACAGACCTTAAACAACTAAACACACATGTATCACTGGAAGGTGTGCTATGTGCTTGAAGGAAAAGAACGGGGGGCTGGAACAATGGGGCAGTGGAGGGTGTGCTCCTTTAGATGGGAAGGCCTTGCAGAGGAGGTCCCGCTGAAACTGGAACTAACCATGTGCAGAGTAGAGGGGAAATGTGTTTTTGGCAGAAAGAATACCTGGCAAACAGGCTGAAATGAAACCATTTGAAATCCTTGAGGCAGGAGAGAACTGGGTGGGGTGGAGAAAGAGCAAAAGCAGTGTGGGTGACGTGTAGTGATTAGGGGGTCCCCAATGGCCAGTGCAGGCCTTGCAGGCAGTGGTGAGGCACTCAGAATTTGTTTGCAGCACAACAGTAAGTCATCGAAAGGTTTAAAGTGAGAAGAGTGCTAGGATCTAATTCATATATTTCAAAGATCTGGAGAACCAATCAGGACAGCAGGGATGGCAACCGGGAGACCAGCCAGGAGGCCACTGAAGAGGTTCAGGTGTGAGATGGTGATGGTGGCTTGGCCGAGGGTGGAGGAGGTGATTAAAATGTTCAATTCAGATAAACGAGAGGGAAATTTCTGGTTTACGCACCGGGTTGGATGGAGGTGCTGTCACTCAGCTGAGAAACACTGAAGGGAGGTGCAGATTAGAGGCAGGCAGATCAGGAGGTCAGTTTTGGACAAGTTGCTTCTGAAATGCCTGGGAGGCATCCAAGTGGAGGTACCAAGCAGGTAGTTGGGGAGCTCAGGGAGCTGTGTGTGTGCTAGGGAGAGAGATTTGGCCTCAAGTTTACTCTGCAACCCACTCTGGTCAGTCTTCTATCCCATCTCTTCCCCATAAATACCCTTGGAAGGATCCCACGAATCACTGTGACCTCTTGGTTACCAGACCTAGGGGATGATTTTCAATCTCACCTTCTTTAGCTTCTGCAGCGTTTGACACAGATTGGCCACACCGTCCTCAAAAACCTCCTGTTCCTTCTCTGACACCACTCTCCTGGTATTCCCTATGTCTGTGGTAGCTTTGCCTGCTTCTAGTCTACCCAGTTTAAGTCGATGGCttccaaattttaatttaaaaaaaacagaactcatatgtatgcatgttttaatttcaccttttaaatttttcttttcttttttcttttgatatggaccattttaaaagtctttattgaatgtgttacaatattgGTCTTTTAGCCGCAAGGCctctgggatcttagctccctgaccagggaaacgaacctgcaccccctgcgttggaaggcgaagtcttaaccactgaactgccagggaagtccctaaaatttatatttttgtgtatattttataaacatgtgGTTATCTGTATAGTATACTGGGGGTGCATAATTAATTTTTCTGAAGGTGTGCGTTCAAAAATGTGCAGACCATTTAGCTGAGATGATTTCTAGGTAATTTCATTTGGCCCCAGAGCTTTAATTACAGTCTGCACACTTTTAAATCTAGGATTTATCTCCCACCCTAGTCCCTGATAAACTCCAGACCCCTGTAGCAGCTGCAGTGAGCACAGTGTTCAGTGGAGACCTGTAGGAGTTAGGtgatgaggagggagaggggcgtGTTCCAGACCGAGGCAAGAGACAGCCCAGTGCCTTCGAGACCAGAAAGAATTCCTGGTGGCTAGCTTGAAGATCACAAGAGGGTCAGTAGTGAAAAATGAAGGCAGATGGGGCCAAATGGTGGAGTGCCTTGTGCTGAGAGGTTGGACTCTTCTGagggcaatggggagccactgaagcaTTTATATCCAGGGAGGAGGCATAATTTGAGGTGTATTAGCAGAGGATCACAGTAGAGGATCACaacttctctttattttaaagatgaggggaattctctggcagtccagtggttagggctctgtgcctGTTCACTGCTGTAAGCCCGGGGTTCTaaccctggttgaggaactaagatcccacaagcctcatggtgtggtcaaaaaaacagaataaacaggAGTAAAATAAGGCCTCAGAGGGGAGCTCCAGAGCCGCCCAGAGTGCCAGTGGCAGAACCAACACTGGATGCCCAGTCTCCTAGCTCCCAGTCCAGTGCCCTCGCTGCATTTCCATCCACCCTTCATCTCAGGCAGCATCTGGAGCGCAGGGACCCTCCAGGTGGAGGAGGCCCCGACATTTGGCACAGCCACCATCCAGGTAGTGTATCCCTAATACCTTTGCATTGATCTTCCCAGTGGGTTGGACTCTTGGGGAACCAAGATAAATAAGGCCCACGTGGTAACTGGTCTCTATTATCACTGCACATTGTGTCCAGTCATCTCAACAGTCCTGCAAGTCAGTGGAAAGTGAAGCTAAGAGAGGCAAAGCAACTTGTTCTATATCATACAGCCCGGACCTGGGGAAGCTGTGATTCAAACTCTCTTCTCTCCAATTCCCACAGCTaagttttttccttcttgtaCATATCAAGTCACTCAGAtctcagcagtgaagacagaccctttaaaaaatagtttgataCAATGTTCAGTGTTACAGGTTGATATGGAGGTGGGCTTGTTTTGCCTTTGGGGACTGGTAAGACTTTGGTTCATTTGCTGAGCTTTCAGCATGCATAGTTCACCAGAAGAGACAAGATTTTACTGGTAACAAGTCAAGAGGAAAACTGGAGAGGTGGAGCTCAGGATGGAGTGAGCCGGCAGGAAATGACCAAGCAGTAAGAGTGCAGGGTCTCCTGGGCCAAGCCTGAGTCACCTTTGACTTCCCTTTTCCTCACATCCTATATCCAAGCCATCATCAAGTCCTGTTGGCTCAAATACATAACTGTAAACTGACCTTTTCTCACCACCTCCATTGCTACCACTCTGGCAGCTGGTTCACACTACCTTCAAATCTCATCTAGCTTTTTGCAAGAACTTCCCTCTGCCCTTGCCTACCTACAGCCTACTCTGGACAAAGCAgcctgagagagggagagagagagaaattcttcCAATACAGTCATCCTCAGCCTCAGCTACGATTTAAAATCTGCTGGGGACGTCTCAAAAAGTTCCTGTGTCTGCACCTCACCCCAGATATTCTAACATAATTGATATGAATCAGGACCCAGCCAGAGGTATTTTTAAAGCACTCTAGATGATTCGAACTTGCGGCCAGGGTTGAGGACCACTGTTTCAGTATGTAAATCTCATCTCTTCTCTAGCCAAACCTTCCAACACTCTCCATTTCACTCAGAGTAGATGCCAGTGGTCTACAGGGCCGATGTGATCTGGCCTCCTGTgacctctctttcctccctctcgtTCATTccattccagccacactggccttttgATTCACTGAACAAACAAGGCACActtctacctcagggcctttgccctcgttccctctgcctgaaaaacTCTTCACCTAGATGTCTGCATGGCTTAATCCTCAACCTCCTTTAGGTCTTTGCTCAGCCATCACCTTCTAGTCCGTCCTCTTTAAAATTGCAACTCCTGCCCACCATTCGCCATCCTTCTTAttctgctctatttttctttatagcacttgTCACCTCTGACTTCCGAAATATTTTACCTACATTGTCTGTCTCTTCCCCACTAAAATGTAAACCCAGGAGACTGggaaattttgttaatttttaaaaaactgctaaaTACTTCTATTACCTATCTGACATATAGCAGGTGCTCATTGAATCTCTGTTGGATAACTGAACTTCTGTATGTCTGTATGTTTTGGTAGAGGCTGGCACATGGTTTGGGCCAGGTAGAATCTGAGGCACTAAGGGACACCAGGGGAGAGGTCCAGCATTTGGGTTTGAAGCAGATGATGACTGAAGCTGTAGGACCACCCTAGAGGAACATGGACATAGGAACAAAGGAACCGCCAAACCTACTTCTCCCCATGTTCATCTGGATGGGTGAGACCTCCATTTGCCTGGTTACCAGATGGGCACCTGAGGTCACCCTGGATTCCTTACCTCCACATCTCACCTCCCAAACAAGTTCTATATTATTGTCTAAATATCTCCAAAATCTGCTACTTCTGTTTGTCTGCAGTGTGACAGCCATCCTCTCCCCCCAGACTACCACCAACCCAGCCTGGGTGCCTCCGTTGGTCTCCACCATGCAGTTTACATGGTTTTCCTAAAACATTCGACCTTCTCCCTCCGTCTGAAAATCTTTCAGTGGGCTCCCTGCTGCCTTGGGGGCCAAAGCGCAGCTCCCACAAGGCCCTCTGTGCACATGGGCCGGACTGTCTCTAAATTCATCTCTTGCCGCTCAGCCTATAGGCCCCCAAGGCACAGGACTTCCTCAGACCTGCGGGCCTGGGCTCAGGACTGAAACAAAGCTAAGGAAGCCACTCTTGTTGGGAGAAGACTTCCCTGCGGACCGCGCCGCCTCCTCTGGCCCCGCTGAGCCTCACCTCACGCGCCCTCGTTACTGACACTGTCTGGCGGCTTGTCCCCCGCGTGGCTGGGGGCGCCTGAAGGAAGTACGGTAATTGCAGGGTGTCTGTGTGGGTCACTGCTGCGCCAGGGACAGGAGACTGGCAAGGTAGCCCCAGGGAGGCAGAAGGGGCGGCAGGAGCCAGTCCTAGAAGCCAATGGGCGCGTGTGCAGGGTGTTCCGCTGCGTCAGCGAGGCCCGAACCGCCCTCGGGAGGAGGAGCCTGGGGTCCAGCGCCGCGCAAGCGGCCCTCGTTCCCATCAAGGGGCACTGATCACTCTCCTCCCGCGGACCTGGTGGGAGTCGCAGGGCTAGGGCTCACCCGGCTGCCCTCCCAGGCGAGCTTCCTCTCCGGGCTTCTGCATCCGAGCGAAAAGGGAGGGGCCGCTCACCAAGCCGTGTAGCCGGTGGCCTGGGGTCCGCGGCCCCGCAGGAAAGCCGGCC
The DNA window shown above is from Hippopotamus amphibius kiboko isolate mHipAmp2 chromosome 17, mHipAmp2.hap2, whole genome shotgun sequence and carries:
- the TMEM256 gene encoding transmembrane protein 256, encoding MAGPGAAFRRLGALSGAGALGLASYGAHGAQFPDAYAKELFEKTNKHHFLHSLALLGVPLCRKPLWAGLLLASGTTLFCTTFYYQALSGDPSFQRLAPVGGSLLLLGWLALAL